One Psychrosphaera aestuarii DNA window includes the following coding sequences:
- a CDS encoding redoxin domain-containing protein — translation MFTNKLLPGSNFPDIEVKLSPSETFTLGSTINKDADWQMVIVYRGAHCPLCTKFLNTLEDYKYLFLDLGIELIAVSADRHKQLEQHKADLNVGFTLGYGLSLAGMDKLGVYQSVPRNEHETDHVFSEPALFIINRDKTIIAVDISNNPFCRPEVNTLYEGLKWVRNPENNYPIRGTHNEPVVKDC, via the coding sequence ATGTTTACCAACAAATTACTTCCTGGTTCTAACTTCCCCGATATAGAAGTCAAACTATCTCCCTCAGAAACCTTTACACTAGGTTCAACCATAAACAAAGACGCTGATTGGCAGATGGTTATAGTTTATCGCGGCGCTCATTGCCCTTTGTGTACTAAATTTCTAAACACGCTGGAAGATTATAAATATTTGTTTCTTGATTTAGGTATTGAGCTTATTGCCGTTTCGGCTGATCGTCACAAACAATTAGAGCAACATAAAGCGGATTTAAATGTCGGATTCACCTTAGGTTATGGTTTAAGCCTTGCTGGTATGGATAAACTGGGCGTGTATCAGTCGGTACCGAGAAATGAACATGAGACTGATCACGTTTTTTCGGAGCCGGCGTTGTTCATTATAAACCGAGACAAAACAATTATCGCTGTTGATATAAGCAATAACCCTTTTTGTAGACCAGAAGTTAATACCTTGTATGAGGGTCTAAAATGGGTGAGAAATCCTGAAAACAATTACCCAATTCGTGGCACCCATAACGAGCCTGTTGTTAAAGATTGTTAA
- the ccoN gene encoding cytochrome-c oxidase, cbb3-type subunit I gives MTTTNIAHPEYNYKVVRQFALTTVLWGIIGMSVGVLIAAQLIWPALNFDTPWLTFSRLRPLHTNAVIFAFGTSALFATSYYVVQRTCKVRLISDKIAAFTFWGWQAIIISAVISLPLGYTTSKEYAELEWPIDIAITVVWVAYAYVFLGTLAIRKTSHIYVANWFYAGFIVTVAVLHIVNSQAMAVNEMKSYSMYSGAVDAMIQWWYGHNAVGFLLTAGFLGMMYYFVPKQAERPVYSYRLSVVHFWALVSLYIWAGPHHLHYTALPDWTQSVGMVMSVILFIPSWGGMINGIMTLSGAWHKLKTDPVLRFLIVSLSFYGMSTFEGPMMAIKSVNALSHYTDWTIGHVHSGALGWVAMISIGALYHLIPRLYGKTQMFDLKLVNHHFWLHTIGVVLYIVAMWISGVMQGLMWRAVNADGTLTYSFVQSLEASKPFYIVRFIGGVFIVAGMLVMAYNVYKTVRGAKAQQEEYPVAA, from the coding sequence ATGACAACAACAAATATTGCTCACCCAGAGTACAACTACAAGGTTGTTAGGCAGTTCGCTTTAACAACTGTATTGTGGGGTATCATTGGTATGAGCGTAGGTGTATTGATTGCTGCGCAATTAATATGGCCTGCACTAAACTTTGATACACCTTGGTTAACATTCTCACGTTTACGTCCTTTACACACCAACGCAGTAATTTTTGCGTTTGGTACTAGTGCCCTATTCGCAACATCTTATTATGTTGTTCAACGTACTTGTAAAGTTCGACTTATCAGCGACAAAATCGCCGCATTTACCTTCTGGGGCTGGCAAGCAATTATTATATCTGCTGTCATCTCACTACCTTTAGGCTACACAACATCTAAAGAGTACGCAGAACTAGAATGGCCAATCGATATTGCTATTACGGTTGTTTGGGTTGCATATGCATATGTATTTTTAGGTACATTAGCTATTCGCAAAACAAGTCACATATATGTAGCAAACTGGTTCTATGCGGGCTTTATTGTCACTGTAGCGGTTCTTCATATTGTTAACAGCCAAGCAATGGCAGTAAACGAAATGAAATCATATTCTATGTATTCTGGCGCTGTCGATGCCATGATACAGTGGTGGTACGGACATAATGCGGTAGGCTTTCTATTAACAGCAGGCTTCTTAGGTATGATGTATTACTTTGTTCCTAAACAAGCCGAGCGCCCAGTTTATTCTTACCGCCTATCTGTTGTTCACTTCTGGGCTTTAGTTTCGTTATACATTTGGGCTGGTCCTCATCACTTACACTACACAGCACTGCCAGACTGGACACAGTCTGTTGGCATGGTTATGTCTGTTATTCTGTTTATTCCATCATGGGGTGGCATGATCAACGGTATCATGACGCTATCTGGTGCATGGCATAAGCTTAAAACTGACCCTGTGTTACGTTTCTTAATTGTTTCGTTATCTTTCTACGGTATGTCTACGTTTGAAGGTCCAATGATGGCAATTAAATCAGTTAACGCGCTTTCGCATTACACCGACTGGACTATTGGTCATGTTCACTCAGGCGCACTTGGTTGGGTTGCGATGATTTCAATTGGTGCTCTATATCACTTGATTCCACGCCTTTACGGTAAAACTCAAATGTTTGACCTTAAACTAGTTAATCACCACTTCTGGTTACATACAATCGGTGTAGTTCTGTACATTGTAGCTATGTGGATTTCTGGTGTTATGCAAGGTCTAATGTGGCGTGCTGTAAACGCTGATGGTACTTTAACCTACAGTTTCGTACAGAGCTTAGAAGCTTCAAAACCTTTCTATATTGTTCGATTCATTGGTGGCGTATTCATTGTTGCTGGTATGTTAGTCATGGCCTACAACGTTTATAAAACGGTTCGCGGTGCTAAAGCACAGCAAGAAGAATACCCAGTAGCGGCGTAA
- the ccoO gene encoding cytochrome-c oxidase, cbb3-type subunit II produces MATNHHEKIEKSVPLLVIFTIIAISFGALVEITPLMFQKDTTQPIKNLRALTALEMEGRDIYIREGCNNCHSQMIRPFRAEVERYGHYSVAGESVWDHPFLWGSKRTGPDLARVGQRYSDDWHYAHLMNPRDVVPQSNMPSFPWLDENVLTGEYTAKKFEVFNKLTAGKTHKDEDGNYIPLYSAEDIAGAQAAVQGKTEMQALIAYLQQLGTHLK; encoded by the coding sequence ATGGCAACTAACCATCATGAGAAAATTGAGAAAAGCGTACCTCTTCTCGTTATCTTTACAATTATCGCTATTAGTTTTGGTGCATTAGTGGAAATTACTCCGCTGATGTTCCAAAAAGACACAACACAGCCAATCAAAAATTTACGTGCATTAACTGCATTAGAAATGGAAGGTCGCGACATATACATTCGTGAAGGATGTAATAACTGTCATAGCCAAATGATCCGTCCGTTTCGTGCTGAAGTTGAGCGTTATGGGCATTATTCAGTAGCTGGCGAATCAGTTTGGGATCACCCTTTCCTTTGGGGCTCTAAACGTACTGGTCCTGATTTAGCTCGTGTCGGTCAACGTTACAGTGACGACTGGCACTACGCTCACTTAATGAACCCAAGGGACGTTGTTCCTCAGTCAAACATGCCTTCTTTCCCTTGGTTAGATGAAAATGTACTGACTGGTGAGTACACAGCTAAAAAGTTTGAAGTATTTAACAAACTTACTGCTGGCAAAACGCATAAAGATGAAGATGGAAATTATATTCCTCTTTACTCTGCGGAAGATATAGCTGGAGCCCAAGCTGCAGTTCAAGGTAAGACCGAAATGCAAGCGCTTATCGCATACTTGCAACAATTAGGTACTCACCTTAAGTAG
- a CDS encoding cbb3-type cytochrome oxidase subunit 3: MDYGTYRGVYTLILLFLFLVIVYWAYNKNRKKDFDDIAQSILEDDVNDSPRKKESSNDND, translated from the coding sequence ATGGATTACGGTACTTATAGAGGCGTTTACACGCTAATTTTATTATTTTTATTTTTGGTTATCGTTTATTGGGCGTACAACAAAAATCGAAAAAAAGATTTTGATGATATTGCCCAGTCAATTTTAGAAGATGATGTAAACGATAGTCCGCGTAAAAAGGAATCATCAAATGATAATGACTGA
- a CDS encoding c-type cytochrome, with product MTDFWSWWIIILTVFSIVACFVIITANLKNYTHVEEGESMGHEFDGIEELNNPLPKWWTYLFYFILVWSVGYLALFPGLGNYEGLLGWKSSNQGITTLAESKALSEKAKAEGLLVALDQEVRTADEVYGPVFKALADKPILDLAYDDEGFKVGQRLYLQNCALCHGSDARGSTGFPNLRDNDWLYGDSPETIKETLLYGRKAAMPAWEAALGDQGIEEMTAYVLKLAGRKVNDKLADAGEAKFGMCAACHGPDGKGSLAHNLPFGAPNLTDNIWLYGGSKKAVEETLRYGRNGVMPAWKDVLGEDKVHVISAYIYNISHPDK from the coding sequence ATGACTGATTTTTGGAGCTGGTGGATAATTATCCTAACGGTATTCTCCATTGTAGCCTGTTTTGTGATCATCACGGCGAACCTTAAAAACTACACTCATGTAGAAGAAGGTGAGTCAATGGGCCACGAGTTCGATGGCATAGAAGAGTTAAATAACCCACTTCCTAAGTGGTGGACTTACCTATTCTACTTCATCTTAGTATGGTCTGTAGGTTACCTTGCCCTATTCCCTGGTCTAGGTAATTATGAAGGCTTACTTGGTTGGAAAAGTTCTAACCAAGGCATAACAACACTAGCAGAATCTAAAGCTTTATCTGAAAAAGCGAAAGCTGAAGGTTTACTGGTTGCTCTAGATCAGGAAGTTAGGACTGCAGACGAAGTTTATGGTCCTGTATTTAAAGCGCTAGCTGATAAGCCTATCTTAGATTTGGCTTACGACGATGAAGGTTTTAAAGTTGGTCAACGACTTTACTTGCAAAACTGTGCATTGTGTCACGGTTCTGATGCTCGAGGCTCAACTGGATTCCCTAACCTACGTGATAACGACTGGTTATATGGTGACTCGCCAGAAACTATAAAGGAAACTTTATTGTATGGACGTAAAGCAGCAATGCCGGCATGGGAAGCTGCTTTAGGCGACCAAGGTATCGAAGAGATGACAGCGTATGTACTTAAATTAGCAGGCCGTAAAGTTAACGATAAGTTAGCTGATGCGGGTGAAGCGAAGTTTGGGATGTGTGCAGCATGTCATGGTCCTGATGGTAAAGGTTCTTTGGCTCATAACTTACCTTTTGGTGCTCCTAACTTAACTGACAACATTTGGTTATATGGTGGCTCTAAGAAAGCGGTTGAAGAAACGCTTCGTTACGGTCGTAATGGTGTTATGCCAGCATGGAAAGATGTACTTGGCGAAGATAAAGTACATGTAATTTCTGCATATATTTATAATATTTCACACCCTGACAAATAA
- a CDS encoding FixH family protein encodes MKSNNTAWYKNGWVWLIIALPVSSVIAGIATVIITSQNQPEMVVDDYYKKGKAINQELVLYKAFKDSGIELNVRLSNDRIELKSSESFSALKVNLIHSTQGKRDLELVVTPNATGTFGKTLDTHLTGKWTIFVEPMDGAWKVQQKIAFPANDWVKLEAE; translated from the coding sequence ATGAAATCGAACAATACAGCTTGGTATAAAAACGGATGGGTATGGTTAATAATTGCACTTCCTGTTTCCTCAGTAATAGCGGGTATAGCTACAGTTATTATTACTAGTCAAAACCAACCCGAAATGGTGGTTGATGATTACTATAAAAAAGGCAAAGCAATAAACCAAGAACTAGTGTTGTACAAGGCTTTCAAAGATTCTGGAATTGAATTAAACGTTCGATTAAGTAATGACCGAATTGAGCTTAAATCGTCAGAATCGTTTTCCGCATTAAAAGTTAACTTGATTCATTCGACTCAAGGCAAGCGCGATCTTGAACTTGTAGTTACTCCAAACGCAACCGGCACATTTGGTAAAACATTAGATACCCACCTAACGGGTAAATGGACCATTTTTGTAGAGCCGATGGATGGCGCTTGGAAGGTTCAGCAAAAAATTGCTTTTCCTGCCAATGATTGGGTTAAATTAGAAGCGGAATAA
- a CDS encoding heavy metal translocating P-type ATPase — translation MDSCFHCGSDVLVTDEPLFVNVNSAPQPVCCRGCKAVAEHIVGNGLNSYYEFRSELASKPAEDISNNQYEIYADDDYLELIAKRNGLNHEITLSVDNIHCAACAWLIEQSLYQIDGLLKISVNTISQRAIISWDNKLTKLSTILQKFNTIGYPATPFKVSDVEHSIKQKEKQYIKRLGVAGLFTMQVMMLAVAMYFGAFESMESHQIGYFKWISFLLSMPVVLYSAVPFLTGAIKALQARTLNMDVPVSVAIYGAFIASLYQLIINGLDGDKGEVFFESISMFTFLLLIGKYLEFRAKSKAILSNANLSASLPETVVKIVNSEEQTVLLKDVIVDDVIVVKAGEKIAVDGNIIEGQTQVNESILTGEFAPVFKSTDDTVLAGSVNSDGFIKVRVTATGSQTALSEINKLQETFSDFKPKYSQIADRVAHWFVFAQLVISVFTYWYWSVNSPADALWISLSVLVATCPCALSLATPTAYTCVLSTLSKTGILIKDAVAFDRLNQIDTIIFDKTGTLSEGKFSIIDERWSSDPLPAGLTKSDIASYIYSLEKQSEHPIAKAFNKESLGIVGFDTSANQVSNVRVEMGKGISGDVNGHLLKIGSAEFCNTKVSDFNIQVVIDDCVVVSYQAQDKLKTDALSSLTALKNDGKTLLMLTGDSSTKAAHLVQNLPLDEVQTACSPKRKAEIINTLQSNGHATLMVGDGINDAPVLAGSDVSLAMGSGADITKQAADVIVVNNSLKAVNILLNNAAKTRRIIKQNLYWALLYNVSILPVAMLGLVPPYIAVIGMSASSIIVVSNSLRLLK, via the coding sequence TTGGATAGTTGTTTTCATTGCGGTTCTGATGTCCTCGTTACTGACGAGCCTCTATTTGTAAATGTTAATTCAGCTCCACAGCCGGTCTGCTGTCGAGGTTGTAAAGCCGTTGCTGAGCACATTGTTGGAAATGGTTTAAATAGCTATTATGAGTTTCGCTCTGAGCTCGCGTCAAAGCCAGCGGAGGATATAAGTAATAATCAATATGAAATTTATGCTGATGATGATTATCTTGAACTTATAGCAAAGCGTAACGGTCTAAATCACGAAATTACGCTATCGGTAGACAATATTCATTGTGCTGCTTGTGCTTGGTTAATAGAACAGTCTTTATACCAAATTGATGGTTTATTGAAGATTAGTGTTAATACAATTAGCCAGCGTGCCATTATTAGTTGGGACAACAAATTAACAAAGCTTTCAACTATTCTACAAAAATTTAATACCATCGGATATCCAGCCACTCCCTTTAAGGTATCTGATGTAGAACACTCAATTAAACAGAAAGAAAAACAATATATAAAACGCTTAGGCGTTGCCGGCTTATTTACAATGCAAGTTATGATGCTTGCTGTTGCTATGTATTTTGGCGCATTTGAAAGTATGGAAAGTCACCAAATCGGTTACTTTAAATGGATTAGTTTTTTACTTTCTATGCCTGTTGTTCTGTATTCAGCAGTTCCATTTTTAACCGGAGCGATAAAAGCATTACAAGCAAGAACTCTGAATATGGATGTACCGGTTTCTGTTGCTATATATGGTGCATTTATCGCTAGCCTTTATCAGTTAATAATTAACGGTCTTGACGGTGATAAAGGTGAAGTGTTTTTTGAAAGTATATCAATGTTTACCTTTTTATTACTAATAGGTAAATATTTAGAATTCAGGGCTAAAAGTAAAGCAATTTTATCCAATGCAAACCTATCAGCATCTTTACCTGAAACCGTTGTAAAAATCGTTAACTCTGAAGAACAAACTGTGTTACTCAAAGACGTAATAGTTGATGATGTTATCGTTGTAAAAGCCGGAGAGAAAATTGCAGTCGACGGTAATATTATCGAAGGTCAAACGCAGGTAAATGAATCAATTTTAACCGGTGAGTTTGCGCCAGTATTTAAGTCAACAGACGATACTGTGCTTGCAGGAAGTGTAAATTCAGACGGATTTATAAAAGTTCGGGTCACGGCCACTGGTTCTCAAACTGCTCTATCTGAAATAAATAAACTACAAGAAACATTTTCTGACTTTAAACCCAAATACAGTCAAATTGCAGATCGTGTAGCGCACTGGTTTGTTTTTGCACAACTCGTTATATCAGTATTTACCTACTGGTATTGGAGCGTAAATAGTCCAGCTGATGCACTTTGGATTTCATTATCGGTACTAGTCGCCACCTGCCCTTGTGCGTTAAGTCTAGCGACACCTACCGCATATACTTGCGTGCTTTCAACATTGTCGAAAACAGGTATATTAATAAAAGATGCCGTTGCTTTTGATCGACTCAATCAAATAGATACAATCATATTTGATAAAACAGGAACACTTTCCGAAGGCAAGTTTTCCATTATAGATGAACGCTGGTCGAGTGATCCTCTACCTGCGGGCTTAACTAAGTCTGATATTGCTAGTTACATATATAGTTTAGAAAAACAATCTGAACACCCCATTGCTAAGGCGTTTAATAAAGAGTCATTGGGTATAGTTGGCTTTGATACTAGCGCCAACCAAGTGTCAAATGTTCGGGTTGAAATGGGCAAAGGTATTTCCGGAGATGTTAACGGACATCTATTAAAGATAGGTAGCGCTGAATTTTGCAATACAAAAGTGAGTGACTTCAATATTCAAGTTGTTATAGATGATTGTGTTGTTGTTAGCTATCAAGCACAGGATAAATTGAAAACAGATGCATTGTCATCATTAACCGCGTTAAAAAATGACGGTAAGACATTGTTAATGCTAACGGGTGATTCTAGTACTAAAGCGGCACATTTAGTTCAAAACTTGCCACTTGATGAAGTGCAAACTGCTTGTTCACCAAAGCGTAAAGCTGAAATTATTAATACGCTTCAATCAAATGGTCATGCAACCTTGATGGTCGGTGATGGAATAAATGATGCTCCTGTTCTTGCCGGTTCGGACGTAAGTTTGGCAATGGGAAGCGGCGCAGATATTACTAAGCAGGCGGCTGATGTGATTGTGGTAAACAACTCGTTAAAAGCAGTCAACATACTGTTAAATAATGCAGCTAAGACAAGGCGAATCATTAAACAAAATTTATATTGGGCCCTGTTATACAACGTAAGTATATTGCCGGTGGCAATGCTTGGTCTTGTACCTCCATATATTGCAGTAATTGGTATGTCAGCTAGTTCGATTATTGTAGTTAGTAACTCGTTGAGGTTATTGAAATGA
- the ccoS gene encoding cbb3-type cytochrome oxidase assembly protein CcoS: MNIIYYLIPVAILFMVIGVVAFFWATKSEQFEDMEKQGLSILMDDMPSGNNQSTESKDDTNSNANDQENSHDKEPKGSL, from the coding sequence ATGAATATAATTTATTATCTTATTCCGGTTGCCATTTTGTTTATGGTGATCGGTGTTGTTGCGTTTTTTTGGGCAACTAAATCAGAACAGTTTGAAGACATGGAGAAGCAAGGTTTGTCGATACTAATGGATGATATGCCTTCGGGAAATAATCAATCGACAGAGTCAAAAGACGATACTAATTCAAATGCAAATGACCAAGAAAATTCACATGATAAAGAACCAAAGGGAAGCTTGTGA
- a CDS encoding sulfite exporter TauE/SafE family protein → MSLLLTAFLMGLLGVGHCVAMCGSLSMALGFSVPANKSFVRYASIISLSRITGYALIGIIANYFTQSIFTLTNGNILFLSVFASLLMIGIGLHVAQISNAILNIEWLGKHANRVIEPLKKKILPIDSLSKCFAYGILWGFLPCGLIYTALSLAVVSESPINAGLIMFCFGLGTLPGVVGMTVFNSKISIYLRNANIRLFFGTLIIIMALYQLYVTYQKLTGID, encoded by the coding sequence GTGAGTTTACTGCTTACCGCATTTCTCATGGGATTACTTGGTGTAGGTCACTGTGTTGCTATGTGTGGTTCGTTATCTATGGCGTTAGGCTTCTCGGTCCCGGCTAATAAAAGTTTTGTCCGTTATGCCAGTATTATTAGCCTGTCGCGAATTACTGGGTATGCATTGATAGGAATTATTGCTAACTACTTTACACAATCAATTTTTACTTTAACGAATGGCAACATATTATTTCTAAGCGTATTTGCTAGTTTGCTAATGATAGGTATAGGCCTGCATGTTGCCCAAATATCTAATGCTATTTTGAACATAGAATGGCTTGGTAAACATGCAAATCGTGTTATTGAGCCATTAAAGAAAAAAATATTACCGATAGACAGTTTATCTAAATGTTTCGCTTACGGCATTTTATGGGGTTTCTTACCCTGCGGATTAATATATACTGCTTTGAGCTTAGCAGTTGTTTCTGAAAGTCCAATTAACGCCGGGCTTATTATGTTTTGTTTTGGTCTAGGTACTTTGCCAGGGGTTGTCGGTATGACCGTATTTAATAGCAAAATAAGTATTTATTTAAGAAACGCTAATATACGCCTTTTTTTTGGGACTTTGATCATTATAATGGCGTTGTATCAACTTTACGTCACGTATCAAAAGTTAACGGGAATTGACTAA
- the fnr gene encoding fumarate/nitrate reduction transcriptional regulator Fnr, producing the protein MTGTKQKHNCGAFSISCTNCNLNQLCIPFTLDDNELRKLDDLIQRKKPYQKSQTLFDAGQPLKTLYAVRSGSFKSYLVDNDGTEQITAFHLPGDIIGFDALSTNKHITFAQALETSMVCEIPFTTVEDLSGHMPNLRQQITRLMSSEISNDQAMFMLLNKKSAEQRICSFIASLSNRFSERSLSSTTFRLPMTRAEIGNYLGLTVETVSRIFSKLQKLGVISIDGKFITVLDLPKVENLVN; encoded by the coding sequence ATGACAGGCACAAAACAAAAACATAATTGTGGCGCGTTTAGCATTAGTTGCACTAACTGCAATCTCAATCAACTATGTATTCCATTTACACTAGATGACAATGAGTTACGTAAGTTAGACGACTTGATACAACGTAAAAAACCTTATCAAAAGAGCCAAACTCTATTTGACGCTGGACAACCTCTTAAAACACTATATGCAGTCCGCTCCGGTAGCTTTAAGTCGTACTTAGTTGATAATGATGGTACTGAGCAAATTACAGCATTTCACCTTCCTGGCGATATCATTGGGTTTGATGCTTTATCAACTAATAAACATATTACTTTTGCTCAGGCATTGGAAACCTCTATGGTGTGTGAAATTCCGTTCACGACCGTCGAAGACCTATCAGGTCATATGCCAAACTTAAGACAACAAATTACGCGTCTAATGAGTAGTGAGATATCTAACGATCAAGCGATGTTTATGTTGTTGAATAAAAAGTCTGCCGAACAGCGCATATGCAGTTTTATAGCGTCTCTTTCAAATCGTTTTAGTGAACGCAGTTTATCGTCAACCACCTTTCGATTACCTATGACTCGAGCCGAAATTGGAAATTACTTAGGGCTAACTGTTGAAACCGTTAGTCGTATTTTTAGTAAGCTACAGAAACTGGGTGTTATATCTATTGATGGAAAGTTTATTACAGTCTTAGATTTGCCTAAAGTTGAAAATTTAGTTAACTAA
- the uspE gene encoding universal stress protein UspE, translating into MSDFKNVLVVIDPTEDTQKALSRALELAEKQPIRITLFLTIYDFSYEMTTMLSSDERQHMRDAVIADRESWLLDLITHSPTIPHDIKTKVVWHNRPYESIIRTVIEGNYDLVIKGTHSHDTLKSVIFTPTDWHLLRKCPCALLLVKEHEWPEHGKVLAAVSAGTEDDKHQELNDRIIGHGKHIAELLESDTHLINAYPPTPVNIAVEIPEFDPNEYNSTMKQHHLTSMEALANKHEVPNTRCHVVEGMAEDVIPRVANDLDAELVVMGTVGRLGITAALIGNTAEHVIDNINCDLLAIKPSDFVCPVKL; encoded by the coding sequence ATGAGTGATTTCAAAAATGTTTTAGTCGTTATCGATCCTACCGAAGATACACAAAAAGCGCTTTCTCGAGCATTAGAACTAGCAGAAAAACAGCCAATTCGTATTACTCTATTTCTTACTATTTATGATTTTTCCTATGAAATGACGACTATGTTGTCCTCTGATGAACGTCAACATATGCGAGATGCAGTAATTGCTGACCGAGAAAGTTGGTTACTGGACCTCATCACTCATAGCCCCACTATCCCTCATGATATAAAAACAAAAGTCGTTTGGCATAACCGACCATACGAAAGCATCATCCGGACGGTAATTGAAGGGAATTATGACCTAGTGATTAAAGGGACGCATAGCCATGACACGCTAAAATCGGTTATTTTCACGCCAACAGATTGGCATTTGTTACGTAAATGCCCTTGTGCATTGTTATTAGTTAAAGAGCACGAATGGCCTGAACACGGTAAAGTATTGGCTGCGGTAAGTGCTGGTACGGAAGATGACAAGCATCAAGAGTTAAACGATCGGATCATCGGTCACGGAAAGCACATTGCTGAACTACTGGAGTCCGATACTCATTTAATAAATGCTTATCCTCCAACCCCTGTCAATATCGCTGTCGAAATTCCAGAATTTGATCCAAACGAATATAATTCAACCATGAAACAACATCATTTAACGTCTATGGAGGCACTAGCAAATAAGCATGAAGTGCCTAATACACGCTGCCATGTCGTTGAAGGAATGGCCGAAGATGTCATCCCAAGAGTGGCTAACGACTTAGATGCTGAGCTTGTTGTAATGGGAACGGTTGGCAGACTCGGTATAACGGCCGCACTTATTGGTAACACGGCTGAGCATGTAATAGATAATATCAACTGCGATTTGCTTGCCATTAAGCCCTCAGACTTTGTTTGCCCAGTAAAACTTTAG
- the ttcA gene encoding tRNA 2-thiocytidine(32) synthetase TtcA — protein MTDLDPRKAIHEQNKLEKRLRSRVGKAIAEYNMIEESDVVMAAISGGKDSFAMLDILISLQKSAPIDFKIIAVNLDQKQPGFPEHILPAYFESLDIPYYIVDKDTYSIVKEKVPEGKTTCGLCSRLRRGTLYSFAESIGATKIALGHHMDDIVETMFLNMFHGAKLKAMPPKLRSDDKRNVVIRPLAFCREKDLIKLAEHKNYPIIPCNLCGSQENLQRQSIKAMLTEWDKQTPGRIENIFSSIKSVSVSQLADGDLFDFKNLPIDRSEERKAYEFSEATVSSSNIDESLIIDVTHV, from the coding sequence ATGACAGATTTAGATCCAAGAAAAGCTATTCACGAACAAAATAAACTTGAAAAAAGACTTCGAAGTCGAGTTGGCAAAGCAATAGCTGAGTATAATATGATTGAGGAGTCAGACGTTGTTATGGCTGCAATAAGTGGCGGTAAAGACTCGTTTGCAATGTTAGATATCCTGATTAGTTTGCAAAAGTCAGCGCCTATCGACTTTAAAATTATCGCAGTTAATCTAGACCAAAAACAGCCTGGTTTTCCAGAGCATATTCTGCCAGCTTACTTCGAGTCTTTAGACATACCTTACTATATTGTCGATAAAGACACGTATTCCATTGTAAAAGAAAAAGTACCGGAAGGAAAAACGACCTGCGGACTTTGTTCTCGTTTAAGACGAGGCACTTTATATTCTTTTGCAGAGTCCATTGGAGCAACAAAAATCGCGCTAGGTCATCATATGGACGACATTGTTGAAACTATGTTTTTAAACATGTTTCACGGCGCTAAATTAAAAGCAATGCCACCTAAATTACGTTCTGATGATAAACGTAACGTTGTAATTCGTCCGCTAGCTTTTTGTCGTGAAAAAGACTTGATCAAACTGGCTGAGCATAAAAACTACCCGATCATTCCTTGCAATTTGTGTGGTTCCCAAGAGAACTTACAAAGACAGTCAATTAAGGCGATGTTAACTGAGTGGGATAAACAAACTCCGGGGCGAATTGAAAACATATTTAGCTCGATAAAAAGCGTGAGTGTGAGTCAGTTAGCTGATGGTGATTTGTTTGACTTTAAAAACTTACCCATTGATAGAAGTGAAGAACGTAAAGCGTATGAATTTTCTGAGGCAACGGTATCTTCATCAAATATAGATGAGTCACTTATCATTGACGTAACTCATGTATAA